Proteins co-encoded in one Actinomycetota bacterium genomic window:
- the pstA gene encoding phosphate ABC transporter permease PstA, giving the protein MNGAGAPLRSAACNTLLMSGTGRGKRAALAADRAATTLVWVSAVTALLVLAFIIGTILWNGLGTALSPSFVFGKPQAMREGGGIWPMIVSSSYLALLTLLMVVPLGVGAAVYMAEFAREGRLTRLIRFGADSLSAVPSVVFGIFGMVIFVIYLGLGYSLLAGALTLALLNLPTVMRSSEEALLAVPRSYREAAFAMGCTRWETAKKVVLPAALPGITTGAVLCVGRIIGESAAVVYTVGLFVRKVPWSPLDPAAPMAANIWHMYTEGALVPDWLRVASGEAAFLLLTVLVLNLLARMSAGILRKKMGYRV; this is encoded by the coding sequence ATGAACGGGGCAGGGGCACCGTTGCGGTCGGCCGCGTGCAACACCCTGTTAATGAGCGGCACCGGCCGCGGTAAGAGGGCGGCCCTTGCGGCCGACCGCGCTGCCACAACGCTTGTCTGGGTTTCCGCCGTGACGGCGTTGCTCGTGCTCGCCTTCATCATCGGGACCATACTGTGGAACGGACTCGGCACGGCTCTCTCGCCCTCCTTTGTTTTCGGTAAACCGCAGGCCATGCGCGAGGGAGGAGGCATCTGGCCCATGATAGTCTCCTCCTCTTACCTGGCGTTGCTCACCCTGCTGATGGTCGTCCCCCTGGGAGTGGGGGCCGCCGTTTACATGGCCGAGTTCGCCCGCGAGGGCCGCCTTACCCGCCTTATCCGATTCGGCGCGGATTCCCTGTCGGCGGTGCCCTCGGTGGTCTTCGGAATTTTCGGCATGGTGATCTTCGTCATCTACCTGGGGCTGGGGTATTCTTTGCTTGCGGGGGCCTTGACACTCGCTTTGCTCAACCTGCCCACCGTCATGCGCTCTTCGGAGGAAGCCCTCCTGGCGGTCCCCCGCTCATATCGTGAGGCGGCCTTCGCCATGGGATGCACGCGCTGGGAAACGGCCAAGAAGGTCGTGCTGCCGGCGGCGCTGCCCGGGATAACCACGGGAGCCGTGCTTTGCGTGGGGAGGATCATAGGGGAAAGCGCGGCCGTCGTTTACACCGTCGGCCTTTTCGTGCGCAAGGTCCCCTGGTCTCCCCTGGATCCGGCCGCCCCCATGGCAGCCAATATCTGGCACATGTACACCGAGGGGGCGCTGGTCCCGGACTGGCTTCGCGTGGCCAGCGGAGAGGCGGCCTTCTTGCTCCTGACGGTCCTCGTCCTCAATCTGCTGGCGAGAATGTCGGCGGGGATCCTGAGGAAAAAGATGGGTTACAGGGTATGA
- the pstC gene encoding phosphate ABC transporter permease subunit PstC, with protein MSSIGREWLIKKILMVMALMTVLGLALVVFFVARESVPAFTRVGPANLFSSAWSPGDGRYGMLVFLTGTLATTAGGLLLGTPLALGLALFLTQVAPRRSRSLFTRGVELLAGIPSIVLGWLGFTILVPWIRKVTGSSGSGILAASIILSVMALPTITAIAKDALEAVPSSYLHASLSLGATRWQTIRRVLIPAAGPGILAAVILGMGRAIGETMAVAMVIGPASVFPSSLTSPTHTLTTKILMEMGESTGVQRSSLFAMGLVLLVLAMIMVCLVRWVSRKQRVAVRWAE; from the coding sequence ATGTCGTCGATCGGCAGGGAATGGCTGATCAAGAAGATACTGATGGTCATGGCGCTGATGACGGTGCTCGGGTTGGCACTGGTCGTCTTCTTCGTGGCCAGGGAATCCGTGCCCGCCTTCACCCGGGTGGGTCCCGCCAATCTCTTCAGCTCCGCCTGGAGTCCCGGGGACGGCCGCTACGGGATGCTGGTATTCCTGACCGGGACGCTTGCTACCACCGCCGGGGGGCTTCTCCTGGGCACCCCCCTAGCCCTGGGCTTGGCCCTTTTCCTCACCCAGGTCGCTCCCCGGCGTTCCCGGTCACTTTTCACCCGCGGCGTGGAATTGCTGGCCGGTATACCCTCCATAGTGCTGGGCTGGCTCGGTTTCACCATCCTTGTGCCGTGGATAAGGAAGGTGACGGGAAGCTCGGGGAGCGGGATCCTGGCGGCCTCGATCATCCTATCCGTCATGGCACTACCCACCATCACCGCCATCGCCAAGGACGCCCTGGAAGCGGTTCCCTCTTCCTATCTGCACGCGTCGCTTTCCCTGGGGGCGACGCGCTGGCAGACCATCCGCCGCGTACTCATCCCGGCGGCCGGCCCGGGCATACTGGCCGCCGTTATCCTGGGTATGGGTAGGGCGATAGGCGAGACCATGGCGGTGGCCATGGTCATCGGGCCCGCTTCCGTGTTCCCCAGCTCGCTCACCTCCCCCACCCACACCTTGACCACCAAGATCCTCATGGAGATGGGTGAATCCACCGGAGTGCAGAGGTCGTCACTCTTCGCCATGGGGTTGGTGCTCCTTGTCCTGGCCATGATCATGGTGTGCCTGGTGCGTTGGGTCAGCAGGAAGCAGCGGGTGGCCGTGAGGTGGGCGGAATGA
- a CDS encoding phosphate ABC transporter substrate-binding protein, whose protein sequence is MKARKLFPPVFVALLAVVLVAAAVGCGGEGKSEGEGKEEKPKLSGTLNLSGSTTVLPLAQEAAEMFMDENPDVTVNVQGGGSSVGISNVSEGVVDIGNSSRDLKDEEKDKGLVDHKIALDIIVVIAHKDIPLDNLTKDQVFNIFTGKVKNWKEVGGPDQAIVVVVRDEASGTREMFDEKALKKEKPVAGAIECNSNGIVRQTVSSTPYSIGYISYGYLDNSVKGLKYDGVAANKENAVNKTYPLSRYLHMFTKGEATGLAKEFIDFILSDRFQNEVVAKEYIPMTKI, encoded by the coding sequence ATGAAGGCAAGGAAGCTCTTCCCCCCCGTGTTCGTCGCCCTACTGGCGGTTGTCCTCGTGGCGGCGGCCGTGGGTTGCGGCGGCGAGGGGAAAAGCGAGGGAGAGGGCAAGGAGGAGAAGCCCAAGCTTTCGGGCACCCTGAACCTTTCCGGGTCCACGACCGTGCTCCCGCTGGCCCAGGAGGCCGCGGAGATGTTCATGGACGAAAACCCGGACGTCACGGTCAACGTGCAGGGTGGGGGTTCCAGCGTGGGCATTTCCAACGTCTCCGAGGGGGTGGTGGACATCGGCAACTCCTCCCGGGATCTTAAGGACGAGGAGAAAGACAAGGGCCTGGTCGACCACAAGATAGCCCTCGACATCATCGTGGTCATCGCCCACAAGGACATCCCCCTGGACAACCTCACCAAGGACCAGGTCTTCAACATCTTCACCGGCAAGGTGAAGAACTGGAAGGAAGTGGGGGGTCCGGATCAGGCCATCGTGGTGGTGGTACGCGACGAGGCGTCCGGGACGCGCGAGATGTTCGACGAGAAGGCCCTGAAGAAGGAGAAGCCCGTGGCCGGCGCCATCGAGTGCAACAGCAACGGGATCGTGCGCCAGACGGTTTCCTCGACTCCGTACTCCATCGGGTACATCTCGTATGGCTACCTCGATAATTCGGTGAAAGGTCTGAAGTATGACGGGGTGGCGGCCAACAAGGAGAACGCGGTCAACAAGACCTACCCTCTCTCCCGTTACCTGCACATGTTCACCAAGGGAGAGGCCACCGGGCTGGCCAAGGAGTTCATCGATTTCATACTCTCGGACCGTTTCCAGAACGAGGTGGTGGCCAAGGAATATATCCCCATGACCAAGATATGA
- a CDS encoding PAS domain S-box protein yields MKSLRRILIARYTALVAAILALLSLLVIIPIRSYTLSRERRSLEEQAQLFAGQAGRFFSGEMAPREVDRYLEELAGDLPTRLTVIDAEGVVLGDSEYPAEEMENHAGRPEVAAALRGEVFSISRESRTLDRTFIYAAAPVVVDGRIVGVARVSVKEEDIMPVILRVWWIFLAASGLLLLVIVAASVWTERTVVGALDGLREAVADVATGDMRRKVEASNISDFSKLAENFNAMAGEVRRRVEEVDTERKKLEAILESVSTGVLVTGEGERIMLLNPAAERILGVEADTVIGRRLIEAFSSAELEEAVRRAAGGARVEEEIELLYPWNMTLRLKSSPVETADGRILATVSTLEDVTALKRVDRVRQDFVANVSHELRTPVATIRALVESLAGGALESRDTAERFLRDLDRETARLAQLVEDLLTLSRLEAGETILRVERFPLAELVAECLEGKGKLAARYGVEMKAAGGGEVMVEADRRLLATLLNNLLDNAVKYNQPGGSVRVSFSREGEDVVLEVRDTGVGIPREELPRIFERFYRLDRARSRETGGTGLGLSIVKHIAELHGWAVSVESVPGEGSAFFVRIERPAPGAEDT; encoded by the coding sequence TTGAAAAGCCTGAGGCGCATCCTGATCGCCCGCTACACCGCCCTGGTGGCCGCGATCCTGGCCCTCCTGTCCCTTCTGGTAATAATTCCCATACGAAGTTACACCCTTTCCCGCGAGAGGAGGAGCCTGGAGGAACAGGCCCAACTTTTCGCCGGCCAGGCAGGCCGCTTCTTCAGCGGGGAGATGGCTCCCCGTGAGGTGGACCGCTATCTCGAGGAGCTGGCGGGCGACCTGCCGACCAGGCTGACGGTCATCGATGCCGAAGGCGTGGTCCTCGGGGACTCGGAATACCCTGCCGAGGAGATGGAAAACCATGCCGGCAGGCCGGAAGTGGCGGCGGCTTTGCGGGGGGAAGTCTTTTCCATAAGCCGGGAATCACGCACCCTGGACAGGACTTTCATCTATGCTGCCGCACCGGTGGTGGTGGACGGAAGGATCGTTGGAGTGGCCAGGGTATCCGTAAAGGAAGAGGACATCATGCCGGTTATCTTGCGTGTATGGTGGATATTTCTGGCCGCATCCGGGCTACTTCTCCTCGTGATCGTGGCGGCAAGCGTATGGACGGAGAGGACGGTGGTGGGTGCCCTGGACGGGTTACGGGAAGCGGTGGCCGACGTGGCGACCGGCGATATGCGAAGGAAGGTGGAGGCCTCAAACATCTCCGATTTCTCGAAGCTGGCGGAGAACTTCAACGCCATGGCCGGGGAGGTACGCCGGCGCGTGGAGGAAGTCGATACTGAGAGGAAGAAGCTGGAAGCCATCCTGGAAAGCGTATCCACGGGCGTGCTGGTGACGGGAGAAGGGGAGCGCATCATGCTCCTCAACCCGGCCGCGGAGCGCATCCTGGGAGTGGAAGCGGATACGGTCATTGGCCGCCGTCTCATCGAGGCATTCTCCAGCGCGGAGCTGGAGGAGGCGGTAAGGCGCGCCGCGGGGGGGGCGAGGGTGGAGGAGGAGATAGAGCTCCTCTATCCCTGGAACATGACCCTGCGCCTGAAGTCCAGCCCGGTCGAGACCGCGGACGGCAGGATCCTGGCGACGGTGAGCACCCTGGAGGACGTAACCGCACTGAAGCGCGTGGACCGCGTCCGGCAGGATTTCGTGGCCAACGTCTCCCACGAGCTGCGCACCCCGGTGGCCACCATCCGCGCCCTGGTCGAGTCCCTGGCGGGGGGCGCGCTGGAGAGCCGGGATACGGCGGAGCGTTTCCTGCGCGACCTTGACCGCGAGACGGCCCGTCTGGCGCAGCTCGTGGAGGACCTGCTCACACTGAGCAGGCTGGAGGCCGGGGAGACGATCCTGAGGGTGGAGAGATTCCCCCTGGCGGAGCTGGTAGCCGAATGCCTGGAGGGGAAGGGCAAGCTGGCCGCCAGGTACGGGGTGGAGATGAAGGCGGCGGGAGGCGGCGAAGTGATGGTGGAGGCGGACCGGCGCCTCCTGGCCACGCTTCTCAACAACCTGCTGGACAACGCGGTAAAGTACAACCAGCCGGGAGGGAGCGTGCGGGTGAGCTTCTCCAGGGAGGGCGAAGACGTGGTCCTGGAGGTGCGGGACACGGGGGTGGGTATTCCCAGGGAGGAGCTCCCCCGCATTTTCGAGCGGTTCTACCGGCTGGACCGCGCCCGCTCCCGGGAGACGGGAGGCACCGGCCTGGGGCTTTCCATCGTTAAGCACATCGCCGAGCTTCACGGGTGGGCGGTAAGCGTGGAGAGTGTGCCCGGAGAAGGCTCCGCCTTTTTCGTCCGCATTGAAAGGCCTGCTCCCGGTGCCGAGGATACGTAG
- a CDS encoding response regulator transcription factor, with the protein MKKILIIEDERPLAEAVAFNLEKEGFRVDIALDGESGWRRCREGGYDLVLLDLMLPGVDGMEICRRLRREGDLPVIMLTAKDSDLDKILGLELGADDYVTKPFNMRELVARVRAVLRRSGEKRAGKEEGTLRAGDIALDRERHEVTVRGQVVEMPLMEYRLLELFLRHPGKALPREYLISQAWEGDYYGQSKTLDVHIRRLREKVEEDPANPRRIVTVRGVGYRFEAPGEEA; encoded by the coding sequence CTGAAAAAGATCCTGATCATCGAGGACGAAAGGCCCCTGGCGGAGGCGGTGGCCTTCAACCTGGAAAAAGAAGGATTCCGAGTGGATATAGCCCTGGACGGTGAGAGCGGCTGGCGCAGGTGCCGGGAGGGCGGCTACGACCTGGTGCTCCTGGACCTCATGCTCCCGGGCGTCGACGGCATGGAGATCTGCCGGCGGCTGCGGCGCGAGGGCGACCTTCCCGTGATCATGCTCACGGCCAAGGATTCCGACCTGGACAAGATCCTGGGCCTGGAGCTGGGCGCCGACGACTACGTCACCAAGCCCTTCAACATGCGGGAACTGGTGGCCCGGGTGAGGGCCGTGCTGCGGCGTTCCGGGGAAAAGCGGGCCGGGAAGGAGGAGGGAACGCTGCGCGCAGGCGACATCGCGCTGGACAGGGAGCGGCACGAGGTTACGGTGAGGGGGCAGGTGGTGGAGATGCCGCTCATGGAATACCGGCTGCTGGAACTGTTCCTCCGCCACCCGGGCAAGGCTCTCCCGCGCGAATACCTGATAAGCCAGGCGTGGGAGGGAGATTATTACGGGCAGAGCAAGACCCTTGACGTGCACATCCGGCGCCTCCGCGAGAAGGTGGAGGAGGATCCGGCAAACCCCCGCCGCATCGTCACCGTGCGCGGAGTGGGTTACCGCTTCGAGGCGCCCGGGGAGGAAGCTTGA
- the mgtA gene encoding magnesium-translocating P-type ATPase, translated as MVDESLTEFWSLSPEEALRRLGSSSAGLSSGEARSRLNRYGPNLLRPEKRKGKFSLLVNQFRSPIILILAFAASVSFFLHDPTDGMIILSIILVSGMLGFWQEKGAADAVAGLLSLVRIKALVLRDGKAVESDVEELVPGDVVLLSAGSSIPGDCLLLESTDLFVDEAVLTGETFPVEKNPGAVPADTPLSGRENALFMGTHVISGEARAVVVLTGRDTEFGKISHRLQLKPAETEFERGVRHFGFLLMEATLVLVIFIFAVNVAFHRPILDSLLFSLALAVGLTPQLLPAIISVNLSHGARRMAQSKVIVKVLASIENFGSMNVLCSDKTGTITRGEVNLSSALGPRGEASSRAMRLGCLNAAMETGFSNPIDEALRRECALDPGGFRKLDEIPYDFVRKRLTVLVAAKEGTLMVTKGALDKVLEVCTQAEVAEGKLVSLESLAGDIDRVFREQSAQGLRVLGVAYRLLDGRDSISREDEREMIFSGMLTFFDPPKPGVRETVQRLENLGVKLKVITGDNRLAAGRLAEEVGLQRPVLLAGPEMRRMSDEALLGRVREVDVFAEIDPNQKERIILALKKAGNVVGFLGDGINDAPALHAADVGISVDGAVDAAKDAAQIVLLERDLDVLVQGVAEGRRTFNNTLKYVFMATSANFGNMFSMAGASLFLSFLPMLPGQILLTNLLTDFPEMGIATDNVDEDLVERPRRWDIGFIRRFMLVFGPLSSLFDFLTFGALLLLLHADARQFRTGWFMESVVSASLIVLVVRTRKPFFRSRPGKFLAVATLLVVLTALSLPFFPLGEVFGFQRLPLAFFPVLALIVCLYVLGAEVTKRAFYRRFPS; from the coding sequence ATGGTCGATGAAAGCCTTACGGAGTTCTGGTCCCTTTCCCCGGAGGAAGCGTTAAGACGTCTTGGTTCCTCGTCCGCCGGCTTGAGCTCCGGGGAAGCGCGGTCCCGGCTCAACAGGTACGGACCAAATCTCCTCAGGCCGGAGAAAAGGAAGGGAAAGTTCTCCCTTCTGGTCAACCAGTTCAGGAGCCCCATCATCCTCATTCTGGCTTTCGCCGCCTCGGTATCTTTCTTCCTTCATGATCCTACCGACGGGATGATCATCCTCTCCATCATCCTGGTGAGCGGAATGCTGGGGTTCTGGCAGGAAAAGGGAGCCGCCGACGCCGTGGCCGGATTGCTCTCCCTGGTAAGGATAAAGGCCCTGGTGCTGCGGGACGGGAAAGCGGTGGAGAGCGACGTGGAGGAGCTGGTGCCCGGCGACGTGGTCCTTCTGTCCGCCGGCTCCTCCATCCCCGGCGATTGCCTGCTCCTGGAATCCACCGACCTCTTCGTGGACGAGGCCGTGCTCACCGGGGAGACCTTCCCGGTGGAGAAGAACCCCGGAGCGGTGCCCGCGGACACTCCGCTCTCGGGCAGGGAGAACGCCCTTTTCATGGGCACGCACGTGATCAGCGGCGAAGCGCGGGCGGTGGTTGTCCTCACCGGCCGGGACACCGAGTTCGGGAAGATCTCCCACCGCCTGCAGCTCAAGCCGGCGGAAACGGAGTTCGAGCGCGGCGTACGTCACTTCGGCTTCCTGCTCATGGAGGCTACCCTGGTACTTGTAATCTTCATCTTCGCGGTGAACGTGGCCTTCCACCGACCCATCCTGGATTCCCTGCTCTTCTCCCTGGCCCTGGCGGTGGGCCTTACCCCCCAACTGCTGCCCGCCATCATCAGCGTCAACCTCTCCCACGGAGCACGGCGCATGGCCCAAAGCAAGGTCATCGTGAAGGTCCTGGCCTCCATCGAAAACTTCGGCAGCATGAACGTGCTCTGCTCGGACAAGACGGGTACCATCACTCGTGGCGAGGTGAACCTTTCCTCGGCGCTGGGCCCGCGAGGCGAAGCCTCCTCCAGGGCCATGCGCCTGGGGTGCCTGAACGCCGCCATGGAAACCGGGTTCTCCAATCCCATAGACGAGGCGCTGCGACGGGAATGCGCCCTTGACCCCGGCGGCTTCCGGAAGCTGGACGAGATTCCCTACGACTTCGTCCGCAAGCGCCTTACCGTGCTGGTCGCCGCAAAGGAAGGAACCCTGATGGTGACCAAGGGCGCGCTGGACAAGGTGCTGGAAGTCTGCACGCAGGCGGAGGTTGCGGAGGGAAAGCTGGTGAGCCTGGAGTCCCTCGCCGGGGACATCGACCGGGTCTTCCGGGAACAGAGCGCGCAGGGCTTACGCGTGCTGGGCGTGGCTTATCGCCTGTTGGACGGCAGGGATTCCATATCCCGCGAGGACGAGCGTGAGATGATTTTTTCCGGCATGCTCACCTTTTTCGATCCTCCCAAACCGGGAGTCCGGGAAACGGTGCAACGCCTGGAAAATCTTGGGGTTAAACTCAAGGTGATCACCGGGGACAATCGCCTGGCGGCCGGGCGGCTGGCAGAGGAGGTGGGTCTTCAGCGACCCGTGCTGCTCGCGGGACCCGAGATGCGCCGCATGAGCGACGAGGCCCTCCTGGGCCGGGTGAGGGAAGTTGACGTCTTCGCCGAGATCGATCCCAACCAGAAGGAGCGCATCATCCTGGCCCTGAAGAAGGCGGGCAACGTGGTGGGTTTCCTGGGCGACGGGATAAACGACGCTCCCGCCCTCCACGCCGCGGACGTGGGAATCTCCGTGGACGGCGCGGTGGACGCGGCTAAGGACGCGGCGCAGATCGTCCTCCTGGAGAGGGACCTTGACGTCCTGGTACAGGGAGTGGCGGAAGGGAGGAGGACTTTCAACAACACCCTGAAGTACGTGTTCATGGCCACCAGCGCCAATTTCGGGAACATGTTCAGCATGGCCGGCGCCTCCCTTTTTCTTTCCTTCCTGCCCATGCTTCCCGGGCAGATACTGCTTACCAACCTCCTGACCGATTTTCCGGAGATGGGTATCGCCACCGACAACGTGGACGAAGACTTGGTGGAAAGACCCCGGCGTTGGGATATCGGGTTCATACGCCGCTTCATGCTGGTTTTCGGTCCCCTGAGCTCCCTTTTCGACTTCCTGACCTTCGGCGCCCTTCTCCTGCTGCTGCACGCCGATGCGCGCCAATTCCGCACCGGCTGGTTCATGGAATCGGTGGTCTCAGCTTCCCTGATCGTCCTGGTCGTACGCACCCGCAAGCCCTTCTTCCGCAGCCGGCCGGGAAAGTTCCTGGCCGTGGCCACCCTGCTGGTGGTTCTGACGGCTCTCTCCCTGCCTTTCTTTCCGCTGGGCGAGGTCTTCGGGTTCCAGAGACTTCCTCTCGCCTTCTTTCCCGTGCTGGCCCTCATAGTCTGCCTTTACGTGCTGGGCGCAGAGGTGACCAAGCGCGCCTTCTACCGACGCTTTCCCTCCTGA
- a CDS encoding thiolase family protein, with the protein MKEAVLVDGVRTPNFRAHAEKGWARHLRPDELLTYVYKALFERNPKVKPEDVEAVFCGTANQTGMQNDIARLGWLASGLPESVPTNGINQQCPSGMSALEHACRAIMAGEGDIFIASGVEDMMNVPMAMNMDIPPRIAQYYNPLELPMGATAEKIAELYNISREDAELMAYWSHIKARDARDAGKFKDEIVPIPALDDDGNEFMCDRDQWIRDNPSLEQMAQMKPAFKPDGVVTAAISSPLTVGACAAIFMSREKADELGLTYHLRYGGGCMAGCDPTVMGIGPVPAVRKLLARKGLTVEDIDLWELNEAFGTQSLAVIRELGIGHNAPFDNINVWGGALALGHPLGESGLRIVITLNNIMKKDFPEAKRGIATLCGGFGNANASLWEKVE; encoded by the coding sequence GTGAAGGAAGCTGTCCTGGTGGACGGGGTAAGGACCCCCAACTTCAGAGCCCACGCGGAGAAAGGCTGGGCCCGTCACCTGCGGCCGGACGAACTCCTCACCTACGTGTACAAGGCGCTCTTCGAGCGCAACCCCAAGGTGAAGCCGGAGGACGTGGAGGCGGTCTTCTGCGGCACCGCCAACCAGACCGGCATGCAGAACGACATCGCCCGCCTGGGCTGGCTGGCCTCGGGCCTGCCGGAGAGCGTGCCCACCAACGGCATCAACCAGCAGTGCCCCTCGGGGATGTCCGCCCTCGAGCATGCCTGCCGGGCCATCATGGCCGGGGAGGGCGACATCTTCATCGCTTCCGGCGTGGAGGACATGATGAACGTCCCCATGGCCATGAACATGGACATCCCCCCGCGCATCGCCCAGTACTACAACCCCCTGGAGCTCCCCATGGGGGCCACGGCGGAAAAGATCGCCGAGCTTTACAACATCTCCCGCGAGGATGCCGAGCTCATGGCCTACTGGAGCCACATCAAGGCCCGCGACGCGCGCGACGCCGGCAAGTTCAAGGACGAGATCGTGCCCATCCCCGCCCTGGACGACGACGGCAATGAGTTCATGTGCGACCGCGACCAGTGGATACGCGACAACCCCAGCCTGGAGCAGATGGCCCAGATGAAGCCGGCCTTCAAGCCGGACGGCGTGGTCACCGCGGCCATCAGCTCCCCCCTCACCGTGGGCGCCTGCGCCGCGATCTTCATGAGCAGGGAGAAGGCCGACGAGCTGGGGCTCACCTACCATCTGCGCTACGGCGGCGGTTGCATGGCCGGTTGCGACCCCACGGTCATGGGCATCGGTCCCGTTCCCGCGGTGCGCAAGCTACTGGCCCGCAAGGGGCTGACGGTGGAGGACATCGACCTCTGGGAGCTCAACGAGGCCTTCGGCACCCAGTCCCTGGCGGTCATCCGCGAGCTGGGCATCGGGCACAACGCCCCCTTCGACAACATCAACGTGTGGGGCGGGGCGCTGGCCCTGGGCCATCCGCTGGGCGAGTCCGGCCTGCGTATCGTCATCACCCTGAACAACATCATGAAGAAGGACTTCCCGGAGGCCAAGCGCGGCATCGCTACCCTCTGCGGCGGCTTCGGCAACGCCAACGCGTCCCTCTGGGAGAAAGTGGAATAA
- a CDS encoding flippase codes for MNDAKRIARNIMVIMGGGTFRAVLMPLFTVLVARKLGTEGFGAYSFALSLAYILLIVGEMGLPKLVVRELAADREQVARYMGDLAVLRLVTGLASMGIIYAIIAVTARSPDTRLPLFLVGLSYVVFTGLRRFFDAIFQAFEVMKYQAIADLVDILLTFGVGTLLLFRGFGLVGISYALMVGAVVSMGVDFMILTRRIGRPAFSFDLTFWKRMAVGALPFGVIGLVTFLFGYTNTVMVSAFKGDHQAGLFSSAYRIVWAMAVVPATCMTAVFPFLARMGRSADDRHREVIRRVVKYLACVSLPFCAMLFLFTPQLLSAVYGESYLEARPALWILAALPLFSFTYIPLIELMNARYRHRLSVCAILTCAGINVALCLVLAPLMGFVGAAVSTLVSEVCLLCITLFFSWKHMRIDPRLLGNWKPALAAAAGALLCLPLRGALPFHGLVLTFVACYLGALFALRTFDATDLRIFRSALPLPMRAASRG; via the coding sequence TTGAACGACGCGAAGAGGATAGCCCGGAACATAATGGTGATCATGGGAGGCGGGACCTTCCGCGCCGTGCTCATGCCCCTCTTCACCGTGCTCGTGGCTCGCAAGTTGGGCACGGAGGGGTTCGGGGCGTATTCCTTCGCCCTCTCGCTGGCCTACATCCTCCTCATCGTGGGCGAGATGGGGCTGCCCAAGCTGGTGGTGAGGGAGCTCGCCGCGGACCGGGAGCAGGTGGCCCGCTACATGGGTGACCTCGCCGTGCTCAGGCTCGTCACCGGGCTGGCCAGCATGGGCATCATCTACGCCATCATAGCCGTAACCGCGCGTTCCCCCGATACGCGCCTCCCCCTTTTCCTCGTCGGTCTCAGCTACGTGGTCTTCACGGGGCTCCGGCGCTTCTTCGACGCCATATTCCAGGCCTTCGAGGTGATGAAGTACCAGGCGATAGCGGACCTGGTGGACATCCTGCTCACCTTCGGTGTGGGCACCCTGCTCCTTTTCCGCGGCTTCGGCCTGGTGGGCATCTCCTACGCCCTCATGGTGGGAGCCGTGGTCTCCATGGGGGTGGATTTCATGATCCTGACCCGCAGGATAGGTCGGCCCGCCTTCTCCTTCGACCTGACCTTCTGGAAGAGGATGGCGGTCGGCGCCCTTCCCTTCGGCGTCATCGGCCTGGTGACCTTCCTCTTCGGCTACACCAACACGGTGATGGTCTCGGCCTTCAAGGGCGATCACCAGGCGGGCCTCTTCAGCTCCGCCTACCGTATCGTGTGGGCCATGGCGGTGGTGCCGGCCACCTGCATGACCGCCGTTTTCCCGTTTCTTGCCAGGATGGGCAGGTCCGCCGACGATCGACACCGGGAGGTCATCCGCAGGGTGGTGAAGTACCTGGCGTGCGTGAGCCTCCCCTTCTGCGCCATGTTGTTCCTCTTCACCCCGCAGCTGCTCTCCGCCGTCTACGGAGAATCATACCTGGAAGCGCGGCCCGCCCTGTGGATACTGGCCGCCTTACCCCTCTTCAGCTTCACCTACATACCCCTCATCGAGCTCATGAACGCGCGTTACCGGCACCGCTTGAGCGTCTGCGCCATCCTCACCTGCGCGGGGATCAACGTGGCGCTCTGCCTGGTCCTGGCGCCCTTGATGGGGTTCGTGGGAGCGGCCGTGAGCACGCTGGTGTCCGAGGTGTGCCTTCTCTGCATCACCCTCTTCTTCTCCTGGAAGCACATGCGCATCGACCCGCGCCTGCTGGGTAACTGGAAACCGGCGCTGGCCGCCGCCGCGGGAGCCCTGTTATGCCTGCCGCTGCGCGGCGCCCTCCCCTTCCACGGGCTGGTCCTGACCTTCGTGGCCTGCTACCTGGGCGCGCTTTTCGCGCTGCGCACTTTCGATGCGACCGACCTGCGCATCTTCCGCTCGGCTTTGCCCCTGCCCATGCGCGCCGCTTCCCGGGGATGA